A window from Syntrophorhabdus sp. encodes these proteins:
- a CDS encoding SPFH domain-containing protein translates to MGNFLEVLEWFDDTGKEIAHRLPEEGSGDIKYGAQLTVRESQAAIFFYQGKAYDALGAGRYTLSTLNIPIVTKLLSLPWGFTSPLRAEVYFVNTKVFTNLPWGTRDPVAFKDSKLGLVRLRAFGMFNIRVIQPSLFINTLVGTKASYTVADIEDYLGKVILSRFNDYLGGNLDTLLDLPGQYDAMSAGLTRMLEKDFSHFGIQLSGLYINSITPPQEVQKAIDDKSRLAMFDDLNKLVKMKAAMAMESAAQNPGEAGAGMGMGLGFMMPAMYAETIKGAPQSAGTMKCPECQNPVNEDARFCPSCGHHLLVISQCPKCHKNLPARARFCPSCGQTVTANEGPVKCPHCGAENLRGSVYCNSCGEKI, encoded by the coding sequence ATGGGAAATTTTCTGGAAGTACTCGAATGGTTTGACGATACGGGCAAGGAGATAGCGCACAGATTACCCGAGGAGGGATCGGGCGACATCAAGTACGGCGCGCAGCTCACCGTGCGTGAGAGCCAGGCGGCGATATTCTTCTACCAGGGAAAGGCGTACGATGCCCTGGGGGCCGGTCGCTACACGCTTTCCACCCTCAACATACCGATCGTCACGAAGCTCCTGAGCCTTCCCTGGGGATTCACGAGCCCCTTAAGGGCGGAGGTCTATTTCGTCAATACGAAGGTCTTCACGAACCTTCCCTGGGGAACGCGGGACCCCGTCGCCTTCAAGGATTCAAAGCTGGGGCTTGTGCGGCTCCGCGCCTTCGGTATGTTCAATATCAGGGTCATCCAGCCGTCGCTCTTCATCAACACCCTCGTGGGAACGAAGGCGTCCTACACCGTCGCGGACATCGAGGACTACCTGGGCAAGGTCATACTCTCCCGTTTCAACGATTATCTCGGCGGCAACCTCGACACCCTTCTCGACCTGCCGGGGCAGTACGACGCAATGTCGGCGGGACTGACCCGGATGCTGGAGAAGGACTTTTCTCATTTCGGCATCCAGCTCTCCGGCCTCTACATCAATTCCATCACCCCTCCCCAGGAGGTCCAGAAGGCCATCGATGACAAGAGCAGGCTGGCCATGTTCGACGACCTCAACAAGCTTGTCAAGATGAAAGCCGCCATGGCAATGGAAAGCGCCGCACAGAATCCCGGCGAAGCGGGCGCGGGTATGGGCATGGGGCTCGGTTTCATGATGCCGGCCATGTACGCCGAGACCATCAAGGGAGCTCCGCAATCCGCCGGCACGATGAAATGCCCCGAGTGCCAGAACCCTGTCAACGAGGATGCCCGGTTCTGCCCATCCTGCGGCCACCACCTCCTCGTGATCTCCCAGTGCCCGAAGTGTCACAAGAACCTCCCCGCGCGGGCAAGGTTCTGTCCTTCCTGCGGCCAGACCGTCACCGCGAACGAGGGACCCGTGAAATGCCCTCACTGCGGGGCGGAAAACCTGAGGGGATCCGTTTACTGTAATTCCTGCGGCGAAAAGATCTGA
- the pstB gene encoding phosphate ABC transporter ATP-binding protein, which translates to MDRFALKTNRLNLYYGDFHALKNVDFQVHSNAITALIGPSGCGKSTLLRCFNRMNDLLEEVRIEGDIYVHDERLEDIDIINLRKKVGMVFQRPNPFPFTVYENMVYGLKVHGMGHRRGWREIVDRCLHSVGLLDELKDKLHTPALELSEEIKQRLCVARLLTVEPEIILLDEPCSALDPIATMRIEELMIELKERYTILIVTHNMQQAARVSDYTGFMLLGDLVEFGETSQIFTSPRDERTEGYITGRYG; encoded by the coding sequence ATGGATAGATTCGCCCTGAAAACGAACAGGCTCAACCTCTACTACGGGGATTTCCACGCCCTCAAGAATGTCGATTTCCAGGTCCATTCCAATGCCATAACGGCCCTCATCGGCCCGTCAGGGTGCGGAAAGTCAACTCTCCTTCGCTGTTTCAACCGCATGAACGACCTCCTGGAGGAGGTCCGCATCGAGGGCGACATATACGTCCACGACGAGAGACTGGAAGACATCGACATCATCAACCTCAGGAAGAAGGTGGGCATGGTCTTTCAGCGCCCCAACCCCTTTCCCTTCACCGTCTACGAGAACATGGTCTATGGCCTCAAGGTCCATGGAATGGGACACAGGCGTGGGTGGAGAGAGATCGTCGACCGCTGCCTTCACTCCGTCGGTCTCCTCGACGAGCTCAAGGACAAGCTCCACACCCCCGCCCTCGAACTCTCGGAGGAGATAAAACAGCGGCTCTGCGTCGCCCGTCTCCTGACGGTCGAGCCGGAGATAATTCTCCTCGACGAGCCCTGCTCCGCCCTCGACCCTATCGCCACCATGAGGATAGAAGAGCTCATGATCGAGTTGAAGGAGCGCTACACCATCCTCATCGTCACCCACAACATGCAGCAGGCCGCCCGCGTCTCCGACTACACGGGCTTCATGCTCCTCGGCGACCTCGTCGAATTCGGCGAAACATCCCAGATCTTCACCTCCCCCCGGGACGAAAGGACTGAGGGCTACATCACGGGAAGATACGGGTAG
- a CDS encoding phosphate ABC transporter ATP-binding protein, which yields MDTKIATDRLRLSFGKTEVLKSISIKVHRNTITGFMGPSGSGKSTLISVINRMIDFENNVRIEGDATIDGTSILDGSINPIELRRRVGTVFAVPIPLPRSIFENVAYGPRLKGTSDRTTLHHIVEDSLKKAFLWDEVKDRLGTSALKLSGGQQQRLCLARTLALKPEIILLDEPCSGLDPISTAKIEDALSELKSEYTIILVSNNTKQIARISDFSAFFYLGELIEYDTTEKVFTAPSETKTEDYIQGKFG from the coding sequence ATGGACACAAAGATCGCGACTGACAGATTACGGTTATCCTTCGGCAAGACAGAGGTACTGAAAAGCATCAGCATCAAGGTTCACAGGAACACCATCACCGGTTTCATGGGGCCTTCGGGAAGCGGAAAATCCACCCTCATCTCCGTTATCAACCGCATGATAGATTTCGAGAACAACGTGAGGATCGAGGGCGATGCCACCATCGACGGGACGAGCATCCTTGACGGGAGCATCAATCCCATAGAACTTCGAAGACGGGTCGGCACCGTTTTCGCCGTTCCCATCCCCCTGCCCCGTTCCATATTCGAGAACGTCGCCTATGGGCCGAGGCTCAAAGGCACGAGTGACCGGACCACCCTGCACCACATCGTTGAGGACAGTCTCAAGAAGGCATTCCTCTGGGACGAGGTGAAGGACAGGCTCGGCACGTCGGCCCTCAAGCTCTCCGGGGGACAGCAGCAGCGCCTCTGTCTTGCGCGTACGCTCGCGCTCAAGCCGGAGATCATTCTCCTCGATGAGCCCTGCTCCGGCCTCGACCCCATTTCCACGGCAAAGATCGAGGACGCGCTGAGCGAGCTGAAGTCGGAGTACACCATCATACTCGTGTCCAACAACACGAAACAGATCGCCCGGATCAGCGACTTTTCGGCCTTCTTCTACCTCGGCGAGCTCATCGAGTACGACACGACGGAAAAGGTCTTCACCGCCCCCTCCGAGACCAAGACCGAAGACTACATACAGGGAAAGTTTGGATAA
- the pstA gene encoding phosphate ABC transporter permease PstA translates to MRINPRFINRFVRMGLNVQAYFTVGILIIIVAIIFFKGFPHVNFAFIFSFPEDMGREGGIFPSIVGTIQLALLSILLATPLGLGTAIFLTEYTKESLFTKFIRFGVESLAGIPSILYGLFGFIFFVIKLKMGWSLLAGVLTMTIMILPTIIRTSEEAIRAVPRQLRIVSYSLSASKWETIKKVVIPAAIPGILTGIMLSIGRAVGETAAIIFTMGSSLRLPLSLMDSGRTMAVHFYILAREGISMEKAYGTAVVLVLSILLINILAYYIMNKAIARYS, encoded by the coding sequence ATGAGAATCAACCCCCGGTTCATAAACCGCTTCGTACGGATGGGGCTCAACGTCCAGGCATACTTCACCGTCGGCATCCTCATCATCATCGTGGCGATCATCTTCTTTAAAGGATTCCCTCACGTCAATTTCGCCTTCATCTTTTCCTTCCCCGAGGACATGGGGAGGGAAGGCGGCATCTTTCCCTCCATCGTGGGAACGATCCAACTCGCGCTGCTGTCCATCCTGCTCGCCACGCCGCTTGGCCTCGGGACGGCGATATTCCTCACCGAGTACACGAAAGAATCGCTCTTCACGAAATTCATCCGCTTCGGCGTCGAGTCTCTGGCGGGCATCCCGTCCATCCTCTACGGCCTCTTCGGTTTCATATTCTTCGTGATAAAGCTCAAGATGGGATGGTCGCTCCTCGCGGGCGTCCTCACGATGACCATTATGATCCTGCCGACGATCATCAGGACTTCGGAAGAGGCCATAAGGGCCGTGCCCCGCCAGCTCAGGATAGTCAGTTACTCCCTGAGCGCAAGCAAGTGGGAAACGATAAAGAAGGTGGTCATCCCGGCGGCGATCCCCGGGATACTCACCGGCATCATGCTCAGCATCGGGCGGGCCGTGGGCGAGACGGCGGCCATCATCTTCACCATGGGCAGCTCCTTAAGGCTCCCCCTGTCTCTCATGGATTCGGGCAGGACCATGGCGGTCCACTTCTATATCCTCGCCCGCGAAGGGATCTCCATGGAGAAGGCGTACGGCACGGCCGTGGTGCTTGTGCTGAGCATCCTTCTTATCAACATACTCGCGTACTATATCATGAACAAGGCCATTGCACGCTACTCATAG
- the pstC gene encoding phosphate ABC transporter permease subunit PstC, with protein MIDRTVLKEHLVKWVLVAFALSSLLFLFLIFIFILAEGLPLFLKVGLNKIIFGMKWAPTKGYFGIFPMIISSFLVTIGALIIGAPLGLSCAIYLSEYAGKRTRMLLKPAIELLAGIPSVVFGFLGVIYIVPLVRNYLGGSGFSLMSTCLVLGVMILPTIISISFDALVSVPRTYREGSAAMGATKWQTIYKVIIPSAKSGILASFILGMGRAIGETMAVIMIAGNALKIPTSILDPLRTLTGNIALELAYATGDHRLGLFSTGVVLMVIIMILNYVANFGIKRKIAK; from the coding sequence ATGATTGACAGGACGGTATTGAAGGAGCATCTCGTCAAGTGGGTGCTCGTCGCCTTCGCGCTCTCATCGCTTCTCTTTCTCTTTCTCATCTTCATCTTCATCCTGGCGGAGGGACTGCCCCTTTTCCTCAAGGTAGGCCTCAACAAGATCATCTTCGGGATGAAGTGGGCCCCTACCAAGGGTTACTTCGGCATATTCCCGATGATCATATCGTCATTTCTCGTCACCATCGGGGCCCTCATCATAGGCGCTCCGTTGGGTCTGTCCTGCGCGATATACCTCTCGGAATACGCGGGCAAGAGAACGAGAATGCTCCTCAAGCCCGCCATCGAGCTCCTTGCCGGCATCCCGTCGGTGGTGTTCGGGTTTCTCGGTGTCATTTACATCGTGCCCCTCGTCAGGAACTATCTCGGGGGATCCGGGTTCTCTCTCATGTCCACCTGCCTCGTTCTTGGCGTCATGATCCTGCCGACGATCATCAGCATCTCCTTCGACGCCCTGGTAAGCGTGCCCAGGACATATCGGGAGGGTTCCGCCGCCATGGGGGCGACGAAGTGGCAAACCATCTACAAGGTCATCATACCCTCCGCCAAGTCGGGGATCCTGGCAAGCTTCATCCTCGGCATGGGACGGGCGATAGGAGAGACGATGGCGGTTATCATGATCGCCGGCAACGCCCTCAAGATACCCACAAGCATCCTTGACCCCTTAAGGACGTTGACGGGCAATATCGCCCTGGAACTGGCGTATGCCACCGGCGACCACCGTTTGGGGCTCTTCTCGACGGGCGTCGTCCTCATGGTCATCATCATGATACTCAATTACGTCGCTAACTTCGGCATCAAGAGGAAGATCGCAAAATGA
- a CDS encoding phosphate ABC transporter substrate-binding protein — protein MSVRHWVILLPLIAALLSCSAVSSDKPGKKHTITIAGSTSVMPFTEKLAEHFMVDHKNFIVDVQGGGSTAGIQAVINNTVEIGMSSRQLKDEEKKLNTITICYDGIAVVVHPDNPVGELDLDSIRKIFTGRISNWRQLGWVDRRIDAVSREEGSGTRGAFESLVMKDKEIDDGTMVQDSNGSVKEVVATDPYAIGYISMGLVDKKVRPVAIGGVKPSIKTIKSGRYKLVRPFLYVTNGELDLKSRQFVDYVLSKEGQKILKNEGLVGFYD, from the coding sequence ATGAGTGTCAGGCACTGGGTCATACTTCTACCTCTTATCGCCGCTCTTCTCTCCTGTTCAGCCGTGTCCAGCGACAAACCCGGGAAGAAACACACGATCACGATCGCCGGTTCCACGTCCGTCATGCCCTTCACGGAGAAACTGGCGGAGCACTTCATGGTGGACCACAAGAACTTTATCGTCGATGTGCAGGGAGGGGGATCCACCGCCGGCATCCAGGCCGTGATCAACAACACTGTCGAGATCGGAATGTCATCACGGCAACTGAAGGATGAAGAGAAGAAGCTCAACACGATAACCATCTGCTATGATGGGATAGCGGTCGTCGTGCATCCCGACAACCCCGTCGGAGAGCTGGACCTCGACAGCATACGCAAGATATTCACCGGCCGCATCTCCAACTGGCGGCAGTTGGGGTGGGTCGACAGGAGGATAGACGCAGTGTCCCGTGAGGAGGGGTCTGGCACGCGGGGTGCCTTTGAAAGCCTGGTCATGAAGGATAAGGAGATCGACGACGGCACCATGGTACAGGATTCCAACGGCTCCGTGAAGGAGGTCGTCGCCACCGATCCCTACGCGATAGGGTACATATCCATGGGACTTGTCGACAAGAAGGTGCGGCCCGTCGCCATCGGTGGCGTGAAACCTTCCATAAAGACCATCAAATCAGGCCGCTACAAGCTGGTGCGTCCCTTTCTTTACGTGACCAACGGCGAACTGGACCTGAAATCGAGGCAGTTCGTTGACTACGTCCTTTCAAAGGAAGGGCAGAAGATACTCAAGAACGAAGGACTCGTGGGGTTCTATGATTGA